One genomic window of Candidatus Shapirobacteria bacterium includes the following:
- the ftsH gene encoding ATP-dependent zinc metalloprotease FtsH, which produces MVKEKSLVDKIKKLIGVGEGKKADGQQKKDDKKSGKNLEDLGISKEVLDKLPPGVRIKRIEIGPKQILRWMLYLVLAFWLFSAIFQILNPEEIVKAPLSEAVAAIKKGEAEEITVVDNEILVKLKQTDSEIKDGAISRVLVVSKEPGASAVEMLQREGVDISQVKIQIENQKGWKLLGEIFGLLLTVGLPLILIFWLFSRQAGGGAGGVFGFGKSTAKLFIKGKQNLTFKDVAGVEEAKKDLEEVVDFLKHPEKYLKMGARAPKGVLLVGPSGVGKTLLAKAVAGEANVPFYSMAGSEFMEMLVGVGASRVRDLFGTAKKAGKAIIFIDEIDAIGRARGGLEGGHGEREQTLNQILVEMDGFEANTAVVVLAATNRGDLLDPALLRPGRFDRRVILEMPDIEARKEIIKIHARKKPFVDEIDWDRVARRTVGFSGADLENMLNESAIKAARENKEKIDMGDIEEAALKVKLGSEKRRAQTDEDKKMTAYHEAGHAIVNYVEELDPVHRISIVSRGMALGFTLIPPKKDIVHETKSRLVKLMAMAMGGRAAEELTFGDITTGASSDISHATNIARNMVIEWGMSDLGPVSLGPLVDANDYGKMWMEPSKISDGMQTKVDEEINKLITTAYERAKKILSGKKEKLESLAKVLVEKESLNQDEFEDFMKR; this is translated from the coding sequence ATGGTTAAGGAAAAATCTTTGGTTGATAAAATAAAAAAACTGATAGGGGTGGGTGAAGGGAAAAAAGCCGACGGGCAGCAAAAAAAGGATGACAAGAAGAGTGGGAAAAATTTGGAAGATTTGGGAATTTCTAAGGAGGTATTGGATAAGTTGCCGCCGGGAGTAAGAATAAAGCGAATTGAAATCGGGCCAAAACAGATTTTGAGATGGATGTTATATTTGGTTTTGGCTTTTTGGCTGTTTTCGGCGATATTTCAGATTTTGAATCCGGAAGAGATTGTAAAAGCTCCCCTGTCGGAGGCGGTGGCGGCAATAAAAAAGGGTGAGGCGGAGGAAATAACGGTGGTAGATAATGAAATTTTGGTAAAACTTAAACAGACTGATTCGGAAATAAAAGACGGGGCAATCAGCAGGGTGTTGGTGGTATCGAAGGAACCCGGTGCTTCGGCGGTGGAAATGTTGCAAAGGGAGGGAGTAGATATTTCACAGGTCAAAATACAAATAGAAAACCAAAAAGGGTGGAAGCTTTTGGGGGAAATATTTGGATTACTTTTGACGGTGGGTTTACCGCTGATTTTGATTTTTTGGCTTTTTTCTAGACAAGCCGGGGGAGGAGCGGGCGGGGTTTTTGGATTTGGAAAGTCAACCGCCAAACTTTTTATAAAAGGAAAACAAAATTTGACGTTTAAAGATGTGGCAGGGGTGGAAGAAGCAAAAAAAGATTTGGAAGAAGTGGTGGATTTTCTTAAACATCCGGAGAAATATTTGAAAATGGGAGCCAGAGCACCAAAAGGAGTTTTGCTAGTAGGGCCATCAGGAGTCGGGAAGACGCTTTTGGCCAAGGCGGTGGCGGGTGAAGCGAACGTACCATTTTACTCAATGGCGGGCTCGGAATTTATGGAGATGTTGGTTGGGGTGGGAGCATCCAGGGTGCGCGATTTGTTTGGGACGGCGAAAAAAGCCGGTAAGGCGATTATTTTTATTGATGAAATTGATGCGATTGGCCGGGCCAGAGGAGGCTTGGAGGGGGGACACGGAGAGAGAGAGCAGACCTTGAACCAAATTTTGGTAGAGATGGATGGATTTGAGGCAAATACGGCCGTGGTGGTTTTGGCGGCTACAAATCGAGGAGATCTGTTGGACCCGGCACTATTGAGGCCGGGAAGATTTGACAGAAGAGTAATATTGGAAATGCCGGATATTGAGGCAAGAAAAGAAATTATAAAAATACACGCAAGAAAAAAGCCCTTTGTTGATGAAATAGATTGGGATAGGGTGGCAAGAAGGACGGTTGGTTTTAGTGGAGCGGATTTGGAAAATATGTTAAATGAATCAGCAATTAAGGCGGCCAGAGAAAACAAAGAAAAAATTGACATGGGAGATATTGAAGAAGCGGCATTGAAGGTAAAATTGGGGTCAGAAAAAAGAAGGGCACAGACCGATGAAGATAAAAAAATGACGGCTTATCATGAGGCCGGACATGCAATTGTTAACTATGTGGAGGAGCTGGACCCGGTTCACAGGATTTCGATAGTCTCACGAGGGATGGCGTTGGGATTTACCCTGATTCCGCCAAAGAAGGATATAGTTCACGAAACAAAATCGAGATTAGTAAAATTAATGGCAATGGCAATGGGGGGGCGGGCAGCAGAAGAGCTGACTTTTGGAGATATTACCACCGGGGCATCTTCAGACATCTCTCATGCGACCAATATTGCCAGGAATATGGTGATTGAATGGGGAATGTCGGATTTGGGGCCGGTGAGCCTTGGCCCACTGGTGGATGCAAATGATTATGGGAAAATGTGGATGGAACCATCCAAAATTTCGGACGGGATGCAGACAAAGGTGGATGAGGAGATTAATAAACTGATAACTACGGCCTATGAGAGGGCAAAAAAGATTTTGAGTGGTAAGAAAGAGAAGCTTGAGTCACTCGCTAAAGTATTGGTGGAAAAAGAGAGTTTAAACCAGGATGAATTTGAGGATTTTATGAAGAGATAG
- a CDS encoding 50S ribosomal protein L11 methyltransferase: protein MLSLIMFDVFVGLFLIALLALIKKSQQRDRTTPDGAPFVPLEPLVVDHIMDLAKIQPGEIFYDLGSGDGRLVIAAALRGAKAYGIEIDPFRVWYSRLCIFIFGLSHRAHIIQKSFFEIDLSKANIITTYLLQETNDKLYPKLIKEIKTGTRLVSAAFNFPKLKPVKIDPRGPIYGPLFLYHYKPRKTSISS from the coding sequence ATGCTATCTTTAATTATGTTTGATGTTTTTGTTGGTCTTTTTTTAATTGCTTTGTTAGCCCTAATCAAAAAATCACAACAACGTGATCGAACCACGCCCGATGGTGCTCCCTTTGTTCCTCTGGAACCCCTGGTCGTTGACCATATTATGGATTTGGCCAAAATTCAACCCGGAGAAATATTTTACGACTTAGGCTCCGGTGACGGTCGCTTGGTTATTGCCGCCGCTTTGCGTGGTGCCAAGGCCTATGGCATTGAAATTGATCCTTTTCGTGTCTGGTATTCCCGTCTTTGTATTTTTATTTTTGGTCTCTCCCATCGAGCCCATATTATCCAAAAAAGCTTTTTTGAAATTGACCTATCAAAGGCCAATATTATCACTACCTATCTCCTCCAGGAAACCAACGATAAATTGTATCCCAAGCTAATCAAGGAAATAAAAACCGGCACTCGTCTGGTTAGTGCTGCTTTCAATTTTCCTAAACTTAAACCGGTCAAAATTGATCCCCGTGGGCCCATTTATGGTCCTCTTTTTCTCTACCACTACAAGCCAAGAAAAACTTCTATCTCTTCATAA